The Brachyhypopomus gauderio isolate BG-103 chromosome 17, BGAUD_0.2, whole genome shotgun sequence genome includes a window with the following:
- the LOC143480754 gene encoding ubiquitin carboxyl-terminal hydrolase 42-like: MRCVFPSLKPPHQLFQGALYFCPLTHGKTILDKYEAHRFISGDKSSSICCHGTTRDEFTVVCVAYYLFCPHCEFGCVCRCKKIVQASKRFTVHRSSNVLTIALKRFANFNGGKIAKDVRYPEYLDMRPFMSQSHGEPQLYGLDAVLVHSGFSCHAGHYYCYVKSGNGQWYEINDASVSVSDIRLVLNQQAYLLFYIRSTDLKNGDCNSVTHGPGHCSPRPVSTAKVNGPQFTSTSFIGPQLPPHMGKNNSPMKEDHSGLNCLDCLSLPPHLNPCGPRPSRKHQTGLS, translated from the exons ATGAGGTGTGTTTTCCCTTCTCTGAAACCACCTCATCAACTTTTTCAAGGTGCTCTTTACTTCTGTCCCTTAACACACGGCAAGACTATCTTGGATAAGTATGAGGCACACCGGTTTATCTCTGGAGATAAATCAAGCTCTATTTGTTGTCATGGGACCACTAGAGATGAATTTACTGTGGTCTGTGTTGCCTATTATCTTTTCTGTCCTCATTGTGaatttggttgtgtttgtagatgtaaGAAAATTGTTCAAGCCTCAAAGAGATTTACCGTCCACCGTAGCTCCAATGTGCTCACCATTGCTCTAAAGCGCTTCGCTAACTTCAACGGAGGCAAAATTGCAAAG GACGTGAGATATCCAGAGTATCTGGACATGCGTCCGTTCATGTCGCAGTCCCACGGAGAGCCACAGCTCTACGGCCTGGACGCTGTGCTGGTCCACTCCGGGTTTAGCTGCCACGCCggacactactactgctatgtgaag tctggtaATGGGCAGTGGTATGAGATAAACGATGCATCAGTATCTGTAAGTGACATACGATTAGTGCTGAACCAACAAGCGTACTTACTGTTCTACATCCG GTCAACAGATCTTAAAAACGGAgactgtaactctgtgacccatggtcccggtcattgctcccctcgcccggtcagcacggccaaggtgaacgggcctcagttcacctccacctccttcatcggtccacagcttcctcctcacatggggaag aataactctcccATGAAGGAGGACCACAGTGGCTTAAATTGTCTGgattgtctctctcttcctccgcaTCTCAACCCGTGCGGCCCACGGCCATCCCGGAAGCACCAAACAGGCCTAAGCTGA